From the Lolium rigidum isolate FL_2022 chromosome 2, APGP_CSIRO_Lrig_0.1, whole genome shotgun sequence genome, one window contains:
- the LOC124690850 gene encoding uncharacterized protein LOC124690850 → MGGCWRCWQMDEGLAGWMRGWLFQDSIWYQCRFFDFSDFSHYVPPEYGDYLYDAGNSEGNSFSSGNDDMEYQTRDMLLDDALFGFFRKQAVKSLKRNFSDFCRDFSPSTNVNRSEVDGVDRAAFHRNFLVFGVVFTLAFP, encoded by the exons ATGGGCGGATGTTGGCGGTGTTGGCAGATGGATGAGGGGCTGGCTGGATGGATGAGGGGCTGGCTGTTTCAG GATTCTATATGGTATCAATGCAGATTTTTTGATTTTAGTGATTT CAGCCACTATGTACCACCCGAATATGGTGATTATCTTTATGATGCTGGAAATAGTGAGGGGAACAGTTTTTCAAGTGGAAATGAT GATATGGAATACCAAACAAGGGATATGTTATTAGATGATGCTTTGTTTGGGTTCTTCAGGAAACAG GCTGTTAAAAGTTTGAAAAGGAATTTCTCTGATTTCTGTAGAGATTTTTCACCTAGCACCAAT GTTAATAGGAGTGAAGTAGATGGTGTTGACAGGGCTGCCTTTCATCGGAACTTTCTTGTGTTTGGCGTTGTGTTCACTCTCGCCTTCCCTTGA